From a single Adhaeribacter swui genomic region:
- the rplS gene encoding 50S ribosomal protein L19, which yields MSQLLDLIQQEYNEKRASIPDFAAGDTVNIHVKIREGNKERIQQFQGVVIQRKNPNSNGETFTVRKVSNQIGLERIFPLLSPNIEKIEVIRRGKVRRARLYYLRGLSGKASRIKERRMKTA from the coding sequence ATGAGCCAATTATTAGATCTCATTCAACAAGAATACAATGAAAAACGCGCGAGTATTCCTGATTTCGCGGCTGGTGATACCGTAAACATTCACGTAAAAATACGCGAAGGTAACAAAGAGCGTATTCAGCAATTTCAGGGAGTTGTTATTCAGCGTAAAAACCCGAACAGCAATGGCGAAACTTTCACCGTTCGTAAAGTATCTAACCAAATTGGCTTAGAGCGTATTTTCCCTCTTTTATCGCCTAACATCGAAAAAATTGAGGTTATTCGTCGGGGTAAAGTAAGAAGAGCTCGTTTGTATTACCTGCGTGGCTTATCTGGTAAAGCTTCCAGAATTAAAGAGCGCCGCATGAAAACGGCTTAA
- a CDS encoding ComEA family DNA-binding protein, producing MEVISRNKWLVRCLVVFLIFAGHFSFAQEMPRPTINLELLAQELLTQPDNTNQEYEDVYESLIQYYQQPINLNKTSREELESLFILTPMQVNGFLEYRKQNSPILTLYELQVIPGFDLPTIYKLLPFVVVPEGNLLTQIKPLWSRMRQEENQYLLVRYDRTLQQRKGYTVPDTSSTGKIASRYQGSPNKYLVRYRNSHARDYSVGFTAEKDAGEQLIWDKNTRRYGLDFYSAHLQLYNQGKFKTLALGDYQVQFGQGLLLAGGFAVGKGAETITALRRSNLGIRPYTSVLESTFFRGGAFTYKLGAWEVTTFYSRKNLDGNVQTGNDTIITQTEEIDDSFSSIQATGFHRTLTEINSKHRIAEQVIGGNVIFRDQKTPLTIGVTALRTQYSAARQPLQRQYNQFDFTGQQLTNVGTHYSYNWQNLNFFGETARSASGGWGTINGLLASLSAQVETSILYRNYGRNFHSFYGNAFGENTRNNNERGWYFGLKVKPLAQWELTAYHDIFTFPWLKYRVDAPSSGHESLVRLQYKPTKTAVLYAQFRTENKGRNAPVITQQIDFVSPAIRHSFLLYLDYTPMPKLNLRSRVQKSTFTLEGKATQGYFMAQDLNLDLRKWQFSTRYGLFDTDDYDNRQYSIERDVLYAFSVPALSGIGTHYYFLTQFKAGAHLDFWVKYAATQYRRQKTIGSGLEEIQGNQREDVRLQMRYSFN from the coding sequence ATGGAAGTAATAAGCCGCAATAAATGGCTGGTTCGTTGTCTGGTGGTTTTTCTTATTTTTGCTGGTCATTTTTCCTTTGCCCAGGAAATGCCGCGCCCCACCATAAACCTGGAGTTGCTGGCTCAGGAGCTTTTAACCCAGCCCGATAATACCAACCAAGAGTACGAAGATGTGTACGAAAGTTTGATTCAGTATTACCAGCAACCCATTAATTTAAATAAAACAAGCCGGGAAGAGCTGGAGTCTTTGTTTATTCTAACGCCCATGCAGGTGAATGGTTTTTTGGAGTACCGGAAGCAGAATAGCCCAATTTTAACGCTTTATGAACTGCAGGTTATTCCGGGGTTTGATTTGCCAACTATTTATAAATTATTGCCCTTTGTGGTTGTGCCGGAAGGTAACTTGCTCACCCAAATAAAACCTTTATGGTCGCGGATGCGGCAGGAAGAAAATCAATATTTACTGGTTCGGTACGACCGCACTTTACAACAACGCAAAGGCTACACTGTACCCGATACCAGCAGCACCGGAAAAATAGCTTCCCGGTACCAGGGTTCACCTAATAAGTACCTGGTTCGTTACCGTAACAGCCACGCCCGTGATTATAGCGTGGGGTTTACCGCCGAAAAAGATGCGGGCGAGCAATTGATCTGGGACAAGAACACCCGGCGCTACGGCCTGGATTTTTACTCGGCCCACTTGCAATTGTATAATCAAGGAAAATTTAAAACTCTAGCCTTAGGCGATTACCAGGTGCAGTTTGGCCAGGGATTGTTATTGGCCGGCGGGTTTGCTGTGGGCAAAGGAGCCGAAACCATTACTGCCTTACGCCGAAGTAATTTGGGTATCCGGCCTTATACGTCGGTGCTGGAGTCCACTTTTTTCCGGGGTGGCGCTTTCACGTATAAATTAGGTGCCTGGGAAGTAACAACCTTTTACTCGCGTAAAAACCTGGATGGCAATGTGCAAACTGGCAATGATACTATTATAACGCAAACAGAGGAAATCGATGATTCTTTTTCTTCTATCCAGGCCACGGGCTTTCACCGCACCTTAACTGAAATTAACTCTAAACACCGGATAGCCGAACAGGTAATTGGCGGCAACGTAATTTTCCGGGATCAAAAAACGCCTTTGACGATTGGGGTAACTGCCTTGCGCACACAATACAGTGCTGCCCGGCAACCGCTCCAAAGACAATATAATCAGTTCGATTTTACCGGTCAGCAGCTAACCAATGTAGGTACGCATTATTCCTATAATTGGCAAAATTTAAATTTTTTCGGTGAAACTGCCCGGTCCGCATCCGGCGGATGGGGAACTATAAACGGCCTTTTAGCCAGTTTGTCGGCCCAGGTAGAAACATCCATACTGTACCGGAATTATGGCCGCAACTTTCACTCGTTCTATGGCAATGCTTTTGGCGAAAATACCCGCAACAACAACGAGCGGGGTTGGTACTTTGGCTTAAAAGTAAAGCCATTAGCCCAATGGGAACTTACCGCCTACCACGATATTTTTACTTTTCCGTGGTTAAAATACCGGGTAGATGCGCCTTCTTCGGGGCACGAAAGCCTGGTGCGGTTGCAATACAAACCCACGAAAACCGCGGTGCTTTACGCGCAATTCCGCACCGAAAATAAAGGGCGCAATGCGCCGGTTATAACGCAACAAATAGATTTTGTTAGTCCGGCCATCCGGCACAGTTTTTTACTTTACCTGGATTATACGCCCATGCCTAAACTGAACCTGCGCTCGCGGGTACAAAAAAGCACTTTTACGCTGGAAGGAAAAGCCACGCAAGGTTATTTTATGGCTCAGGACCTCAACCTGGATTTAAGAAAGTGGCAATTTAGTACCCGGTACGGGTTATTCGATACCGACGACTATGATAACCGGCAATACAGCATAGAACGCGATGTACTTTATGCCTTTTCGGTACCGGCGCTAAGCGGCATCGGTACGCATTACTACTTTTTAACGCAGTTTAAGGCGGGCGCGCACTTGGATTTTTGGGTGAAATACGCAGCCACCCAGTACCGCCGGCAAAAAACTATTGGCTCCGGGTTAGAAGAAATCCAGGGCAACCAACGGGAAGATGTTCGGTTGCAGATGCGCTATTCTTTTAATTAA
- the trmD gene encoding tRNA (guanosine(37)-N1)-methyltransferase TrmD, which produces MRIDIISCQPDLLESPFSHSILKRAQQKGIVEIHVHDLRQFAINKYGQIDDYAFGGGAGMVMMIEPIAKCLAALQEQRSYDAVIYMTPDGETLTQNAVNRFSLLQNIIILCGHYKGVDERVREHFITHEVSIGDYVLSGGELGAAVLTDAIIRILPGVLNDESSALTDSFQDGLLAPPVYTRPADYNGWTVPAVLLSGDTPKIEQWRFEQAIARTEQRRPDLLK; this is translated from the coding sequence ATGCGAATTGATATTATCAGTTGCCAACCCGATTTACTCGAAAGCCCATTTAGCCACTCTATCTTAAAACGAGCGCAACAAAAAGGCATCGTAGAAATTCACGTGCATGATTTGCGCCAATTTGCCATTAACAAATACGGCCAGATAGATGATTATGCTTTTGGGGGCGGTGCCGGAATGGTTATGATGATTGAACCCATTGCCAAATGCCTGGCTGCACTGCAAGAACAACGCTCCTATGATGCCGTGATATACATGACGCCTGATGGAGAAACTTTAACCCAAAATGCGGTAAACCGGTTTTCGCTGTTGCAGAACATTATTATCCTGTGCGGCCATTACAAAGGCGTAGATGAGCGGGTTCGGGAGCATTTTATCACGCACGAAGTCAGCATTGGCGATTATGTTTTATCCGGTGGTGAATTAGGCGCGGCTGTTTTAACAGATGCCATTATCCGGATTTTGCCTGGCGTTTTAAACGACGAATCTTCAGCCTTAACCGATTCTTTTCAGGATGGTTTACTGGCCCCACCCGTGTATACCCGACCGGCAGATTACAATGGCTGGACGGTGCCTGCAGTGTTGCTTTCGGGTGATACGCCCAAAATTGAACAATGGCGTTTTGAGCAGGCGATTGCCCGCACCGAACAACGCCGCCCGGATTTACTTAAATAA
- a CDS encoding ankyrin repeat domain-containing protein, whose amino-acid sequence MSNETEMLEAVKAGNVAQVKSLLSADPNLIHAKTENQISVVLLAAYQRNPRLIEAMLNSADYELDVFEAAALGLNERVQELLTEQPDLLNQFSPDGYSLLGLASFFGHTDTVKLLLDQGADVNQPSQNDWQVPALHSAVASRNPEIVTLLLEHGADVNATQQHGFTPLHTAAQHGDAEMIKLLLEHQADINATTQAGETAMDIALKCKHTDAAHMFVAG is encoded by the coding sequence ATGTCTAACGAAACTGAAATGCTGGAAGCCGTAAAAGCGGGTAATGTGGCGCAGGTTAAATCTTTATTATCCGCTGATCCCAATTTAATTCACGCAAAAACCGAAAATCAGATTTCGGTCGTATTATTAGCCGCTTACCAACGTAATCCGCGGTTGATAGAAGCGATGTTGAATAGCGCTGATTATGAGCTTGATGTATTTGAAGCCGCGGCTTTAGGTTTGAACGAACGGGTGCAGGAACTACTTACGGAGCAGCCTGATTTGTTAAATCAATTTTCCCCGGATGGTTATAGCCTGCTTGGTTTAGCCAGCTTTTTCGGCCACACAGATACCGTTAAGTTATTACTGGACCAAGGCGCCGATGTAAATCAACCTTCTCAGAATGACTGGCAGGTGCCAGCTTTGCATTCGGCGGTGGCTTCGCGGAACCCGGAAATTGTTACTTTATTATTAGAGCATGGCGCCGATGTAAACGCTACGCAACAACACGGTTTTACGCCTTTGCATACGGCGGCCCAACACGGCGATGCCGAAATGATTAAACTACTTTTGGAACACCAGGCTGATATAAACGCCACCACGCAAGCCGGCGAAACCGCCATGGATATTGCTTTAAAATGCAAACATACCGATGCCGCGCACATGTTTGTTGCCGGTTGA
- the yidD gene encoding membrane protein insertion efficiency factor YidD, with the protein MKILQYFLLSLVWVYQRVLSPLKPPSCRFTPTCSEYAAQALHKHGPITGTKLAIRRLAKCHPWGDSGYDPVP; encoded by the coding sequence ATGAAGATCTTACAATACTTTTTATTAAGTTTAGTTTGGGTGTATCAGCGGGTGCTCTCGCCTTTAAAACCGCCTAGTTGCCGGTTTACTCCCACTTGCTCCGAATACGCCGCGCAAGCCTTGCACAAGCACGGCCCTATTACCGGTACTAAATTGGCCATCCGGCGATTAGCCAAATGCCACCCTTGGGGTGACAGCGGCTACGACCCGGTGCCGTAA
- the nadE gene encoding NAD(+) synthase has product MKTSLKIAGAALNQTPLDWKNNLTNIKRAITEAQAQNVEILCLPELAITGYGCEDMFLSSWLPEVAFEKLLEVKEWCANIVVCVGLPLRLNNHIYNTTCVIKNREIVGFTAKQFLANDGVHYEPRWFTSWPANIIHTFEKNGQQYEVGDIIYEEQGVKFAFEICEDAWRSDEDRPAGRHLTKGVHLIINPSASHFAMSKTDLRYKLVLNASKKFKCAYLYVNLLGNEAGRMIYDGEILIAQNGNLITRNVLLSFKNVDVESAEVNFAQPLPTAETITELGPIDEIKEFISAITLALFDYLRKSRSKGFVLSLSGGADSCACAIAVAEMIRRAVCEIGLDEFAAKLNVFTAEEISHYKTLSESEQVKAVTKRLLITAYQASRNSSEDTFNSAKGLADSIGATFYHWFIDDEVAGYTEKIENSIGRKLTWETDDITLQNIQARVRAPVIWMLANINNSLLMATSNRSEAAVGYATMDGDTAGSISPLAGIDKDFLRQWLVWAERELGYSGLRFVNALQPTAELRPAEQTQTDEKDLMPYKILNQIERLGFYERLSPKQVFEKMRGVEPDDLLKMHIKRFFTLWTRNQWKRERYAPSFHLDDYNLDPRSWLRFPILSGSFQEELDF; this is encoded by the coding sequence ATGAAGACAAGTCTTAAAATTGCGGGAGCGGCACTAAACCAAACTCCCCTGGATTGGAAGAATAACTTAACCAATATAAAAAGAGCCATAACCGAGGCGCAAGCGCAGAACGTAGAAATACTATGCTTACCCGAATTAGCCATAACCGGCTACGGTTGCGAAGATATGTTCCTGAGTTCGTGGTTGCCAGAAGTAGCTTTTGAAAAGTTACTGGAAGTAAAGGAATGGTGCGCTAACATTGTAGTATGCGTTGGTTTACCCCTCCGGTTAAATAATCATATTTATAATACCACCTGCGTTATTAAAAACCGGGAAATAGTTGGCTTTACGGCGAAGCAATTTCTGGCCAACGATGGCGTGCATTATGAGCCGCGTTGGTTTACCTCGTGGCCCGCTAACATCATCCATACTTTTGAAAAGAACGGCCAACAGTATGAGGTAGGGGATATTATTTATGAAGAACAAGGAGTTAAGTTTGCTTTTGAAATCTGCGAAGATGCCTGGCGTTCGGACGAAGACCGGCCTGCTGGTCGGCATTTAACCAAGGGGGTACACTTAATTATAAACCCGAGTGCAAGCCATTTTGCCATGAGCAAAACCGATTTGCGTTACAAATTAGTTTTAAATGCCTCCAAAAAGTTTAAATGCGCTTACTTGTACGTAAACTTACTGGGTAACGAAGCCGGCCGCATGATTTACGATGGCGAAATTTTAATTGCCCAAAATGGTAACTTAATAACCCGGAACGTATTACTCAGCTTTAAAAATGTGGATGTAGAGTCGGCGGAGGTAAACTTCGCGCAACCACTACCAACCGCCGAAACCATAACGGAACTCGGACCCATCGACGAAATTAAAGAATTTATTTCGGCTATAACTTTAGCCTTATTCGACTACTTGCGCAAAAGCCGGAGCAAAGGTTTTGTATTATCATTAAGCGGCGGTGCCGATTCCTGCGCCTGTGCCATTGCCGTTGCCGAAATGATTCGTCGGGCGGTTTGTGAAATCGGACTAGACGAATTTGCCGCCAAGCTCAATGTATTTACCGCCGAAGAAATTAGTCACTATAAGACCTTATCCGAATCGGAACAGGTTAAAGCGGTAACTAAGCGATTACTTATTACGGCTTATCAGGCTTCCCGCAACTCTTCCGAAGATACTTTTAATTCGGCTAAAGGATTGGCTGATTCCATTGGGGCAACTTTTTACCATTGGTTTATCGATGATGAAGTGGCCGGATATACCGAGAAAATAGAAAACTCAATTGGCCGCAAACTTACCTGGGAAACCGACGATATTACCCTACAAAATATTCAGGCCCGGGTGCGGGCTCCCGTTATCTGGATGTTGGCAAACATCAATAACTCGCTTTTAATGGCTACTTCTAACCGCAGCGAAGCGGCCGTAGGTTATGCCACCATGGATGGTGACACCGCCGGCAGTATTTCGCCGCTAGCTGGTATTGACAAGGATTTTTTAAGACAATGGCTGGTGTGGGCCGAACGGGAGCTAGGCTACTCGGGTTTGCGGTTTGTAAATGCCTTGCAACCCACCGCTGAGTTACGGCCCGCAGAACAAACCCAAACCGACGAAAAAGATTTGATGCCTTACAAAATATTAAATCAAATAGAGCGGCTCGGTTTTTACGAACGATTGTCGCCCAAACAGGTTTTTGAAAAAATGCGCGGCGTAGAACCAGATGATTTGCTAAAAATGCACATTAAACGGTTTTTTACCCTCTGGACGCGTAATCAATGGAAACGCGAACGCTATGCGCCTTCTTTCCACCTCGATGATTATAACTTAGACCCACGTAGCTGGCTGCGTTTCCCGATATTAAGCGGCAGTTTTCAGGAAGAACTTGATTTTTAA
- a CDS encoding 30S ribosomal protein S16 — protein sequence MPVKIRLARRGRKKAAMYDIVVADSKSPRDGRFIEKLGTYNPNTNPASINFDQDKAFTWVMNGAQPTDTVKAMLSYTGVLFRKHLQIGVAKGALTQEQADSKFQTWKDEKEAKIQSKRDTLSQKKSDAAKATLENERKINEARAEALRKRAADAAKAAEPAAPAEDAADAPATEEQA from the coding sequence ATGCCTGTTAAAATCAGACTGGCCCGGAGAGGCCGTAAAAAAGCTGCCATGTACGATATCGTGGTTGCTGACTCCAAATCACCACGGGATGGTAGATTTATTGAAAAGTTAGGTACTTACAACCCCAACACCAATCCGGCTTCGATTAATTTCGACCAGGATAAAGCCTTTACTTGGGTAATGAACGGGGCGCAACCAACTGATACGGTAAAAGCAATGTTATCGTATACCGGAGTGTTGTTCCGTAAGCATTTGCAAATTGGGGTAGCTAAAGGTGCTTTAACGCAAGAACAAGCCGACTCTAAATTCCAGACCTGGAAAGACGAGAAAGAAGCGAAGATCCAGAGCAAACGCGACACTTTGAGCCAGAAAAAATCCGATGCTGCGAAAGCTACTTTAGAAAACGAGCGCAAAATTAACGAGGCTCGGGCCGAAGCGCTTCGTAAGCGGGCTGCTGATGCTGCCAAAGCTGCAGAACCAGCCGCTCCGGCTGAAGATGCCGCCGATGCGCCAGCAACCGAAGAACAAGCTTAA
- the lgt gene encoding prolipoprotein diacylglyceryl transferase, with protein sequence MISTNVLLWNPIVWNVSPEIFDFGFFALRWYGLLFALGFVFGQRILTRIYKAEGRTEQDVDVITLYMIVGTVLGARLGHCLFYEPEVYLSDPIRILKIWEGGLASHGATIGILLSLFLFSRKYKFDYLWVLDRIVIVVALGGALIRLGNLFNSEIIGKPTTLPWAFKFERNHEIINGVQASLQPRHPAQLYESISSFLLFLFLYFLWNRRKSLTPRGLLFGLFVVILFSLRFVYEFLKENQVDKEDYLLNTIGMNIGQLLSIPLIIIGLFILVRAITKPTYVNPLTNSVK encoded by the coding sequence ATGATCTCAACCAACGTTTTACTCTGGAACCCTATTGTCTGGAATGTTTCGCCGGAAATATTTGATTTTGGATTTTTTGCTTTGCGCTGGTACGGTTTGTTATTTGCCCTGGGTTTTGTTTTTGGGCAACGTATTTTAACCCGCATTTATAAAGCCGAAGGCCGCACAGAGCAAGACGTTGATGTAATTACTTTATATATGATTGTGGGTACCGTACTGGGTGCCCGTTTGGGCCATTGTTTATTCTACGAGCCCGAAGTTTATTTAAGTGACCCCATCCGGATATTAAAAATTTGGGAAGGCGGCTTGGCCAGTCACGGTGCCACTATTGGTATTTTGCTTTCGCTATTTTTATTCAGCCGCAAATATAAATTTGATTATCTATGGGTTTTGGACCGGATTGTGATTGTGGTGGCTTTGGGCGGAGCGCTTATTCGATTAGGTAATTTATTTAATTCCGAAATTATTGGCAAACCTACCACTTTGCCCTGGGCATTTAAATTCGAAAGAAATCACGAAATTATAAACGGAGTTCAAGCTTCTTTGCAGCCGCGCCATCCTGCTCAGTTATACGAATCCATATCCAGTTTCTTACTTTTCCTTTTCTTGTATTTTCTCTGGAACCGTCGTAAATCACTTACCCCGCGCGGTTTATTATTTGGCTTGTTTGTGGTAATCTTGTTTTCCCTCCGCTTTGTTTACGAGTTTTTGAAAGAAAACCAGGTAGATAAAGAAGACTATTTGCTAAATACCATTGGCATGAACATCGGCCAACTATTAAGTATCCCATTAATCATAATTGGCTTATTTATTTTGGTCCGGGCTATCACAAAACCTACTTACGTCAATCCCTTAACCAATTCGGTAAAGTAA
- the rimM gene encoding ribosome maturation factor RimM (Essential for efficient processing of 16S rRNA) gives MNIDACFQLGYIVRTHGIKGQVIAFFDVDYPEDYKDLESVFLLISGKLVPFFIDAIDPQAKGRFLIKFEDTDTIEQAEKLKGISLYLPLTELPELDDDQFYYHDLIGYTIVDETLGKLGTLRELFELPHQDLMAMDYQGVEVLIPVQDEIILRADKATQTLYVNLPEGLVDIYMQPGSPNEEERNDDAN, from the coding sequence ATGAATATTGATGCCTGTTTCCAGTTAGGTTACATCGTCCGGACGCATGGTATCAAGGGCCAGGTAATCGCTTTTTTTGATGTAGATTACCCGGAAGATTACAAAGATTTGGAATCAGTTTTTCTGCTTATCAGCGGAAAACTGGTTCCTTTTTTTATTGACGCCATTGACCCGCAAGCGAAAGGCCGGTTTCTGATAAAATTCGAAGACACCGATACCATCGAACAAGCCGAAAAGTTAAAAGGCATTTCCTTGTACCTTCCTTTAACGGAGTTACCGGAGCTGGACGACGACCAGTTTTATTACCACGATTTAATTGGTTATACCATCGTGGATGAAACTTTAGGAAAGCTGGGTACCCTACGGGAACTGTTTGAACTGCCCCACCAAGATTTAATGGCGATGGATTACCAGGGAGTGGAAGTGTTAATTCCCGTACAGGATGAAATTATTCTGCGCGCCGATAAAGCCACCCAAACCTTATACGTAAACCTGCCCGAAGGCTTGGTAGATATTTACATGCAACCCGGCAGCCCCAACGAGGAGGAACGCAACGATGATGCGAATTGA
- a CDS encoding PorV/PorQ family protein, with the protein MVVFTRLTFCFFLIFKFSETFAAHDPFPIGARATGLSGAAVTLSDVWAIRNNVAGIAALKKAEIGVFAENRFNIAAFSTAGLQAVFPTKKLGVWGVDASRFGDEWYNEQQIGLGFGHRLGTVNLGIKADILQTRVAELGSKKVVVLSFGGQSEVIPHLVFGASIFNLNQAKLSDFMDERLPTVMRAGLSYRPIKQVLLVTEAEKQLEYPANIKVGLEYKIIEKLTLRTGLATATEQFSFGTGFQAKQLQFDYGFGQQLVLGSIHQLAVSFKWK; encoded by the coding sequence ATGGTTGTTTTTACCCGATTAACTTTTTGTTTCTTTTTAATTTTTAAATTTTCCGAAACGTTTGCTGCGCATGACCCTTTTCCGATTGGAGCCAGAGCTACCGGTTTATCGGGTGCGGCGGTAACTTTATCGGATGTTTGGGCTATCCGGAACAATGTGGCCGGAATTGCAGCTTTAAAAAAGGCCGAAATTGGAGTGTTTGCCGAAAACCGGTTTAATATTGCGGCTTTTTCTACGGCGGGTTTGCAAGCAGTTTTTCCCACTAAAAAGCTGGGTGTATGGGGCGTAGATGCTTCGCGGTTTGGCGACGAATGGTATAACGAACAACAAATTGGCTTGGGGTTTGGTCACCGGTTGGGTACGGTAAACCTGGGTATAAAGGCAGATATATTGCAAACCCGCGTTGCCGAATTGGGTAGTAAAAAGGTAGTTGTCCTATCTTTTGGCGGCCAATCCGAAGTTATCCCGCACTTAGTTTTTGGCGCGTCTATTTTTAACTTAAATCAAGCGAAACTCTCTGATTTTATGGACGAACGCTTACCTACCGTGATGCGGGCAGGGCTTTCGTACCGGCCCATCAAACAAGTGCTTTTAGTAACCGAAGCCGAAAAGCAACTGGAGTATCCGGCGAATATAAAAGTAGGTTTGGAGTACAAAATTATCGAAAAACTTACCTTGCGCACCGGCTTAGCTACCGCTACCGAGCAGTTTTCCTTTGGTACCGGATTTCAGGCAAAACAGCTGCAGTTCGATTATGGTTTTGGGCAGCAATTAGTATTAGGAAGTATTCACCAGTTAGCGGTTTCTTTTAAATGGAAGTAA
- the rnc gene encoding ribonuclease III, whose product MLRLFRNILGFNKGLDKAIYSVTGITPGNMRLYHLALTHTSFGKPQGSERHQTNERLEFLGDSILGAVIADFLYKKFPYKDEGFLTEIRSRIVNRESLNHIAIRIGINTLVKVDQASQLARYKSINGNALEALVGAIYLDKGYNETKRFILDKLIKPHFDLNELVSTTKNFKSKLIEWAQSQNKVVRFDIINQKQSGSTTEFTSEVTIDGQPIASGTGYSKKKAEQAAAEKGLIALQVS is encoded by the coding sequence GTGTTACGATTATTCCGCAATATACTTGGTTTTAACAAGGGCCTGGATAAGGCCATTTACAGCGTAACCGGCATTACGCCGGGTAATATGCGCCTGTACCATTTGGCCCTAACGCATACATCTTTTGGCAAACCCCAAGGGAGCGAACGGCACCAAACCAATGAGCGGCTGGAGTTTTTAGGCGATTCTATTCTGGGGGCGGTAATTGCTGATTTTCTTTACAAAAAATTCCCGTATAAAGACGAGGGTTTTCTTACAGAGATCCGTTCGCGCATAGTTAACCGCGAATCTTTAAATCACATTGCCATCCGGATTGGCATTAACACCTTAGTTAAAGTAGATCAGGCCAGCCAGTTAGCGCGGTATAAATCTATTAATGGGAATGCTTTAGAAGCTTTGGTAGGGGCTATTTACCTCGATAAAGGCTACAACGAAACCAAGCGGTTTATCCTGGATAAACTCATTAAGCCGCATTTTGATTTAAATGAATTAGTATCCACTACTAAAAATTTTAAATCTAAACTCATCGAGTGGGCGCAATCGCAGAATAAAGTAGTCCGGTTTGATATTATTAACCAAAAGCAATCTGGTAGTACTACAGAGTTTACCTCCGAGGTAACCATTGATGGGCAACCCATTGCTTCCGGTACGGGCTATTCCAAGAAAAAGGCTGAACAAGCTGCCGCAGAAAAAGGCTTAATTGCGCTACAGGTATCTTGA